A region from the Nonlabens sp. YIK11 genome encodes:
- a CDS encoding dTMP kinase, which produces MKGKIITIEGLDGCGKSTQISLLQKYFAKINLKHKFIHYPKLNEGVYGELIAEYLRGEFGSVEAVNPKIVGLLFALDRLENKSMLNTWLEEGYCILMDRYVKSNIAFQCAKVHNESEKAKLKDWINNYEFAHNKLPKPALSFFLNVPFEIIEKSLLKDRTGQDRKYLNGKKDIHEDSLKLQKEVLVEYFKMVDEESNFININCADPNNYWLDPETIHTKIKTQIENILANGHHKVSLK; this is translated from the coding sequence ATGAAAGGAAAAATAATAACAATTGAAGGCTTAGATGGATGCGGTAAATCGACTCAAATATCACTTCTTCAAAAATACTTTGCAAAGATTAATTTAAAACACAAGTTTATTCATTATCCTAAACTTAACGAAGGTGTATATGGAGAATTAATTGCCGAATACCTTAGAGGGGAATTTGGTTCTGTCGAGGCAGTAAATCCGAAAATTGTAGGTCTTCTATTTGCACTTGATAGATTGGAAAACAAGTCAATGTTAAATACTTGGCTTGAAGAGGGCTATTGTATTTTAATGGATAGGTATGTTAAATCTAACATTGCTTTTCAATGTGCTAAAGTCCATAACGAAAGTGAAAAAGCAAAACTAAAAGATTGGATTAATAATTATGAATTTGCGCATAATAAGTTACCCAAACCAGCCCTTTCATTTTTCTTAAATGTACCTTTTGAAATTATTGAAAAATCTTTGCTTAAAGACAGAACTGGGCAGGATAGAAAATATCTTAATGGGAAAAAAGACATACATGAAGACTCACTTAAATTGCAAAAAGAAGTTTTAGTAGAATATTTTAAAATGGTTGATGAAGAATCTAATTTCATTAATATCAATTGCGCGGATCCAAATAATTACTGGTTGGATCCCGAAACAATTCACACCAAGATCAAAACTCAAATTGAAAACATATTAGCGAATGGACATCATAAAGTATCTCTTAAATAA
- the dnaK gene encoding molecular chaperone DnaK codes for MSKIIGIDLGTTNSCVSVMEGSEPVVIPNAEGKRTTPSVIAFVEGGEIKVGDPAKRQAVTNPTKTVASIKRFMGNKFSEVSKEADRVPYNVVKGDNNTPRVDIDGRLYTPQELSAMILQKMKKTAEDYLGTEVTGAVITVPAYFNDSQRQATKEAGEIAGLKVERIINEPTAAALAYGLDKKDTDQKIVVFDFGGGTHDVSILELGDGVFEVLATDGDTHLGGDDVDEKIIDWLADEFQSAEDIDLRKDPMALQRLKEAAEKAKIELSSSAQTEINLPYVTATASGPKHLVKTLTKSKFDQLISDLVKRTIEPCEKALKAAGLSKSDIDEIILVGGSTRIPAVQDAVENFFGKKPSKGVNPDEVVAVGAAIQGGVLTGDVKDVLLLDVTPLSLGIETMGGVMTKLIESNTTIPTKKSQVFSTAADNQPSVEIHVLQGERSMATDNKTIGRFHLDGIPPARRGTPQIEVTFDIDANGIIKVSAEDKATGKKQDIRIEASSGLTEEEIQKMKQEAEANAEADKAAKEKADKLNQADQMIFQTEQQLEEFGDKLGDDKKAPITEALADLKAAYETKEIEKIDPALEKLNTVWTAASEEMYKAQADAQGGQPGPDAGAAGADQGTDNTSDVEDVDFEEVK; via the coding sequence TGGAATTGATTTAGGTACGACCAACAGCTGTGTTTCCGTAATGGAAGGAAGTGAGCCTGTGGTAATACCTAATGCAGAAGGGAAACGCACTACTCCATCTGTCATTGCCTTTGTAGAAGGTGGTGAGATCAAAGTAGGTGACCCTGCAAAAAGACAAGCCGTAACAAACCCAACCAAAACCGTTGCGTCCATCAAGCGTTTTATGGGTAACAAATTTAGCGAGGTTTCTAAGGAAGCTGACCGTGTTCCCTACAACGTCGTAAAAGGCGATAACAACACGCCACGTGTCGACATCGACGGTCGTTTGTACACACCACAGGAATTGAGTGCAATGATTCTTCAAAAAATGAAGAAAACTGCCGAGGATTACCTAGGAACTGAAGTAACCGGAGCGGTAATTACCGTACCAGCCTACTTTAACGACAGCCAGCGCCAGGCGACTAAAGAAGCTGGTGAAATCGCTGGACTTAAAGTAGAACGTATCATTAACGAGCCTACTGCAGCAGCGCTGGCGTATGGTCTTGACAAGAAAGATACGGATCAGAAGATCGTGGTATTTGACTTTGGTGGTGGTACGCATGACGTTTCCATCCTAGAATTGGGTGATGGTGTATTTGAAGTACTAGCAACTGACGGTGACACGCACCTAGGTGGTGATGACGTGGATGAGAAGATCATCGACTGGCTCGCAGACGAGTTTCAAAGTGCCGAAGACATTGACTTGAGAAAAGACCCAATGGCTTTGCAACGTTTGAAAGAAGCTGCAGAGAAAGCCAAAATCGAGCTTTCTTCAAGCGCACAAACCGAGATCAACTTACCTTATGTAACGGCTACCGCTAGCGGACCTAAGCACTTGGTAAAAACATTGACCAAATCCAAATTTGATCAATTGATCTCTGACCTAGTAAAAAGAACCATCGAGCCATGTGAAAAAGCATTGAAAGCTGCTGGATTGTCTAAGAGCGATATTGACGAGATCATCCTTGTAGGTGGATCTACTCGTATCCCAGCCGTACAGGATGCCGTTGAGAACTTCTTTGGTAAGAAGCCATCCAAAGGTGTGAACCCAGATGAGGTAGTTGCCGTAGGTGCAGCGATTCAAGGTGGTGTATTGACTGGTGATGTAAAAGACGTATTGCTACTGGATGTAACGCCACTTTCTCTAGGTATTGAGACTATGGGCGGCGTGATGACTAAGTTGATTGAGTCCAACACGACTATCCCAACCAAGAAGTCACAGGTATTCTCTACCGCAGCAGACAATCAGCCTAGTGTGGAGATCCACGTGTTGCAAGGAGAGCGCTCCATGGCGACAGACAACAAGACCATAGGTAGATTCCACCTGGATGGAATCCCACCAGCACGTCGTGGTACACCGCAAATTGAGGTAACCTTTGATATAGATGCCAACGGTATCATCAAGGTAAGTGCAGAAGATAAAGCAACTGGTAAGAAACAAGACATTCGTATCGAGGCATCTTCTGGATTGACTGAAGAGGAAATCCAAAAAATGAAGCAGGAAGCAGAAGCGAATGCTGAAGCCGATAAAGCAGCCAAAGAAAAAGCGGACAAGCTGAACCAGGCAGATCAAATGATCTTCCAGACCGAGCAGCAGTTGGAAGAATTTGGCGATAAGCTAGGCGACGACAAGAAAGCTCCTATTACAGAAGCTCTTGCCGACTTGAAAGCCGCTTATGAGACTAAAGAAATCGAGAAGATCGATCCAGCACTGGAAAAATTGAACACTGTATGGACCGCTGCCAGTGAAGAGATGTACAAAGCACAAGCAGATGCCCAAGGTGGACAACCTGGACCTGATGCCGGCGCTGCAGGTGCAGATCAAGGTACGGACAACACCAGCGATGTGGAAGACGTAGATTTTGAAGAAGTGAAGTAA
- a CDS encoding SIR2 family protein — protein sequence MLIDDIFKKINIQDGHRGYYMFETFILNLLKIHLEKVKKPFISQPRRIGFDAYAPEGIEDIEGATQIEIKFNLERFPIKRLIDQVIHIQAKIKEPEPFDNLLIISPNPISNRFKSYILHRIEDEKLPFKIIVWGPEEVNSIVAKNRKEANTIANNLFSLRIESAVVQSSKDWEKERQEKIELLNRLYKKGQFSFFLGAGVSSSAGMPDWNTLLNSLFVTYLTNEFDNESKILDTDIEQIVNRLNQIDEPSALMAARYLRKGLDNRNTESEQFTKTITENLYKLRDTGKAIDSELIKAIVEMCMPLRTGAKVKSVITYNFDDLIERQLESQSIQHHSIYSDNDFIDPDELPVYHVHGFLPENTDAYEGLEKSTLVFSEEGYHLIYSDSYHWSNLVQLSNLRENHCLMVGLSMTDPNLRRLLDIASRNSDKTRHFAFMKRLTIDNFIESQEGTVIDNIDGAKKFLDRHHNLNEEIMRELGVSIIWYTTYDEIPKLLREIKK from the coding sequence ATGCTAATAGACGATATATTCAAAAAAATAAATATTCAAGACGGACATAGAGGCTACTATATGTTCGAAACCTTTATTCTTAATTTACTTAAAATTCATCTTGAAAAAGTAAAAAAACCATTTATCTCTCAACCTCGGAGAATTGGTTTCGATGCTTATGCACCTGAAGGTATTGAGGATATTGAAGGAGCTACTCAAATAGAGATTAAGTTTAATCTCGAAAGGTTTCCTATTAAACGTCTAATAGACCAGGTTATACATATTCAAGCTAAAATTAAAGAACCTGAACCGTTTGATAATCTACTAATAATTTCGCCTAATCCTATATCAAATAGATTTAAAAGCTATATACTTCATCGGATTGAAGACGAAAAATTACCTTTCAAAATTATAGTTTGGGGACCTGAGGAAGTTAATAGTATAGTAGCGAAAAACCGAAAAGAAGCCAATACTATTGCCAACAACCTTTTCTCTTTAAGAATTGAATCTGCGGTTGTTCAATCCTCAAAGGATTGGGAAAAAGAAAGACAAGAAAAAATTGAATTATTAAATAGATTGTATAAAAAAGGACAATTTTCTTTCTTCCTTGGTGCAGGCGTTTCAAGTAGTGCAGGAATGCCTGATTGGAATACACTTTTAAATTCTTTATTCGTAACATATTTAACGAACGAATTTGATAATGAATCAAAAATATTAGATACCGATATCGAGCAAATTGTTAATAGATTAAATCAAATTGATGAACCTTCTGCATTAATGGCGGCTCGGTATTTAAGAAAAGGATTAGATAATAGGAACACAGAGTCCGAACAGTTTACAAAAACAATAACTGAAAATCTATATAAGTTACGTGATACAGGAAAAGCTATTGATTCAGAATTAATAAAAGCTATTGTTGAAATGTGTATGCCTTTAAGAACAGGTGCAAAAGTAAAATCTGTTATAACATACAATTTCGATGACCTAATAGAAAGACAACTTGAATCACAATCAATTCAACATCACAGCATTTATTCAGATAATGACTTCATAGATCCTGATGAACTACCTGTTTATCACGTTCACGGATTTTTACCAGAAAACACTGATGCTTATGAAGGATTAGAAAAAAGCACATTAGTATTTTCAGAAGAAGGATATCACTTAATTTATTCTGACTCATATCATTGGTCTAACCTTGTACAACTTTCAAATTTGAGAGAAAATCATTGCTTAATGGTAGGTTTATCAATGACAGACCCTAATTTGAGAAGACTTTTGGATATTGCTTCAAGAAATAGTGACAAAACGAGACATTTCGCTTTTATGAAAAGGTTGACTATTGATAATTTCATAGAATCACAAGAAGGCACTGTAATAGATAATATAGATGGGGCAAAGAAATTTTTAGATAGACATCATAATTTGA
- a CDS encoding type I restriction enzyme HsdR N-terminal domain-containing protein gives MLDRYLQAENNQPHMKRYIKNGKECILCSKRKKLIHITPEEVIRQEFVSKLVNQFEVPIEFIDVEVPLSYYQKGKRGRADIIVSGIDPKLNERIPLMVIECKAPTIALTDKVFDQVMSYDEFLEPEVMIMTNGKETISHSWDDEKGDYREIKEIPIYSYLIKGNGIEFAKEFINNWERPNHKAEKKKNRELLWADGNIGQDTDIKYVPILVNLVGLIYDEKKKTENLELTEKTFVSDGGLRFTTFGNASGGGFTGDYRYFIVENENQETELVSISIMGKISTKNHPKYGNSNGHTLLNIAIDDFENSHLSLEYAIDRFVKVENEKYSFWHDGTLTVGKLGRVKNIDVIDFIKVNCPHLIRDNKIYLGTVDNSETFTWESENVRKLIANLIDYGFVRDKFRQVRKMAST, from the coding sequence ATGCTAGACCGTTACCTGCAAGCTGAAAATAACCAACCGCATATGAAAAGATACATTAAAAACGGAAAAGAGTGTATTCTCTGTTCGAAGAGAAAAAAGTTAATCCATATTACACCAGAAGAAGTAATTCGACAAGAATTTGTATCGAAATTAGTAAATCAATTTGAAGTTCCTATTGAATTTATTGACGTGGAAGTTCCATTATCATATTATCAAAAAGGTAAAAGAGGAAGAGCCGACATTATTGTCTCTGGAATTGACCCAAAACTTAATGAACGAATTCCATTAATGGTAATTGAATGTAAAGCACCAACAATAGCACTAACTGATAAAGTTTTTGACCAAGTTATGAGCTATGATGAATTTTTAGAACCAGAAGTGATGATAATGACTAATGGAAAAGAAACAATAAGCCATAGTTGGGATGATGAGAAAGGAGATTACAGAGAAATCAAGGAAATTCCAATATATTCATATTTAATAAAAGGCAATGGAATTGAATTTGCAAAGGAATTTATTAATAATTGGGAAAGACCGAATCATAAAGCAGAAAAAAAGAAAAATCGAGAGCTACTTTGGGCTGATGGAAATATAGGACAAGACACAGATATAAAATATGTCCCTATTCTGGTTAATTTAGTTGGATTAATTTATGATGAAAAGAAAAAAACAGAAAATTTGGAACTGACCGAAAAAACTTTTGTTTCTGATGGAGGATTAAGATTTACAACTTTTGGAAATGCATCAGGTGGAGGATTTACAGGAGATTATCGCTACTTCATAGTCGAAAACGAAAATCAAGAAACAGAATTAGTTAGTATTTCTATAATGGGAAAAATTTCAACGAAAAATCATCCAAAATATGGAAATAGTAACGGACACACTTTATTAAATATCGCTATCGATGATTTTGAAAACAGTCATTTGTCACTTGAATACGCAATTGACCGCTTTGTAAAAGTAGAAAATGAAAAATACTCATTTTGGCACGATGGAACCTTAACAGTTGGGAAATTAGGTCGTGTAAAAAATATTGATGTTATTGACTTTATAAAAGTAAATTGTCCACATTTAATTAGAGACAATAAAATCTATTTAGGAACTGTTGATAATTCAGAAACTTTTACTTGGGAAAGTGAAAACGTGAGAAAATTAATTGCTAATCTTATTGATTATGGGTTTGTGCGAGATAAGTTTAGGCAAGTCCGAAAGATGGCCAGCACATAA